gtggtttggatcaaatcaaaaaagaataagtttggatttcaaattctatgagatagagttttagaaattcaaaactctttcaattttgcaccgaatttatccaaattttttttgaaattttcatggattttagggtatatattttgcacccttttatagtgatccatgcacaaaaataaggaggaggtgctcaagagttgggcgccccttatcttgctatgtttggataagccttgactaggtatttgacctagacaaggactctatcatatctttctatataaaatgagtttctttataaaattttcaaagaagatatagatttgagagacctttgggtcatccaaaaatcaaagagaaaaacctttgggttgtaaagatataaaagacacaagttagggtatctagagagagaaatgagaagaagaagagggtcttcttctagggttgtttgttttcatatctttcctccctccatcttgagttttctgagagcatctcagatctgaaactcctccttctatttttcatctttgaaagagtctaaatcaagaagaaggaggcacctaatcaatcatcaaagaaggatcagtgcagtactagcgtactgtgctgatttcctgaagcaggacttctgatcgagattcatgggctcgtgtggatgactcctagaggctggatgtatgtgcggcttgcaacatcatcctcaagcccggatcagcaaggttagaatgtctaacttacaaggtaatagatctgatctattgtttaatacatacattagatgtagtatagaaacatgttgatatgatcaacatgtaattcatgttgtatatatatattttaatttttgatttaatgctatgtaataatcatataataggatcttagatctagagattctctgattttagaaaataaaatttgatttattttagtcttccgctgtatgatcttgaaaaagtttcaagatctaaccctgaaatcctagatctggttcctacttCATTGAAGCTTTGAGCGCACTGCTAAACTTCTAGTCCACAAAGCTTGAAGAAGATGGCTCATAGCCATCACTCTCATTCGTGGTGTCTAGGATGAGAAAAAAGTACTTATCCTCTAGTACTTCATCTTCATAGGAGGATTCCATAATAGGACATTCTTCTCCCTGTCGATCTATATATGGCTCCAAGAGGATGGTGGACATCAACCATGAGTTGGAGGAGGTAGATTAGTACCTCAAAGAATTGCAACAACATTGGGGTGGGCTTGGGAACAACTTAGAATTCATCAAGCCCTCATTTCCAGCAAAGATCATGGAAAAACCCATTCTTCCTCGATTCAAGATGCTATAGCTCGAGACCTATGATGACATCATCGGCCTTTTGGATCACTTATAGAGCTTCAAGGCTTTTATGATGCTTTAGGGAGCAATCGATTCAGTGATATGCAAAGCCTTCCTAGATACTCTCCAGAAGGCAATCTGGATATGGTATGTCAGGCTTCAATCAAGCTCCATTTTACTTCTTTGAGGAGTTTAGAAAAATATTTGCTGCCTAGTACAAGAGAAGCAGAAGAACTTTGTGGCCCTCTTCACCATCAAACAAAGGGAGATGAGTCCCTTCAAGACTATGTTACCCATTTTAATGCGGAAAATAAGTCAATTCCTCTTCTCTCTAGAAAAGAGATTCTTGAAGGACTCCAATAAGCTCCTAGCCCCTCTGATAACTATATCAATGTTGAAAAGACCATGGTAGATCATTGCAATGTGAAGGTCAGCAAGCAAAATAATAAGTGCGCTAGTGATGACTTGAGTGAGCCCTATAAGAAGCTCAACAAAGATGGGGAGAACTCTTGCCGATAAGGAATTCTCCTCAAAAGCTCAAAAGTACATACCTTTTAATGCTTCGTGAAGATAGATTCTTATGAAGATCAAGAATCAAGAGTTTGTTAGGTGTCCAAAGTAGATGATGTCGAATGCTTGCAAGGATACAAGCAAGTTTTGCCACTTTCACCATGACTACGAGCATAATACCGAGGACTGTTATTGGTTAAAAAATGAAATTGAGACATCATCAAGTAGGGCTTCTTTGGTGCCTACATCATCCATCGGTAAGGCCGAGGTGATTTAGGTTAGGGACAACCTACCCTTGAGCTGCAGATTGATAATCGATCAATTGCGGAATCAATAATGTCATCTTGGATGACTGATGGGTGGAACAAGCTTGACTACATAGATTTATATTCAGATAGCCCAGATAAAAAGCCCAACTGCGAAGAGGTAGAGGTTAAATGAGATCATTTTCTTCCAAAATATCTATGCTAAGAACTTCCAGACTCCCGACGATGACACTATTGTAGTTTTCATCATCattgcaaactatgatgtaaaataaattttggttgataatgaaagctcgatagatgtcttattttatgatgctttttataaaataaacttgtcaaagaattgattttgaaagATCAATGCTATTTTGATCAGGTTCTCAGTAGACCTGATCTCCATGGAAGGTATTATCTCCTTTCCTATTACTGCTAGACAAGCACCGTGCTAGACTGTTTTGACGCTTGATTTCTTAGTCATCAAGGTCACTTTGGCCTACAATGTAATACTAGGACAATCCAGCCTAAACACCTTGCATGTTATTGTTTCCACTTGTTATCTGTTGATTTGGTTTCCAAGTGCAAATGGTGTACGAGAAATCTAAGATGACCAAGTACCTACTTGATAATGCTACATTACGTCCTCAAAGATAAGAAATTAATGGAGATGCTACTCATTAAGGGCTAAGATGCTTGAGATGAGCAGTGTAAAGAACTAGCTAAAGAATCTTTTCCTAGTCCCCTTGTATGAATTAGGATATCTTATGGCAGAAACAATGGGTGAAGAATTGGAGAAGATGAAGGGAGGAAAATAGAAGCTAATTTATGCACAAGTGGCAACCTCCCTTTTCTTTTGGATAGTTCTTGAATGGTCAAGATGAAGCTATCCTCTTTGATGGCTAGCCACATGTTGAACTCTTTGAGCCTTCGACGGTTCAAATACCCACTTAGAAGACATGCCATGCAATTCACCTTCCAAATTGTCATTGCCCAGAGTTATTAACCTCATAAAGATAGCACAATATCCAAGTAAGATCTGTATCAAGTGATGAACTTGAAAGTTATTCCTTAGAACTACATGATGAGCAAGCGTGACATCATCCACACATTCTTGAGACAAAACAATGATACTGAGAAACAACTCTAGATGCATAATCCCGATCATACTGTAGCTAGGGGGCAAGCCATATCTGAATTCAGCTTAGGACATCTACATACTTGCCACAAAGAATTTGGTGTATTGATTAACTAAGCAGACTTATATCGGTTTGAATACTGATCTATACTAGGTCTACCAACCAAAGTATTGACCTCTTTTGAATGACCCAAAGGACCTAGCAGAATTTCAGCTAAGTCTACAAATCCGCCATTCGAAATAGAATACTTGGCACAAAACTCAAATAAAAGATAAAAGGAATATTTTATTGCATAAGGAAGAGATTACACGAGGAAATACAAAATGCTCTTGACAAATGAGCGACAAAATCATGCTCATTATGAATGAGCTCCTAATCTATGCCCTCCTTCTccaccatcttcttcttcctcatctccACCTTAGGATGAACCCAAAAGGGTAAATTAACTGAGGTTGGCCTTTGAGAGTAGACCAGCAAACTTATCCTTACAAAATTGAAAGTCTTTCTTGAAAGAAACTTAGGAGGTTGGCCTTTGAGAGTAGACTAGCAAACTTATCCTTACAAAATTGAAAGTCTTTCTTGAAAGAATCTTAGGAGGCCTAATGCAGCTCATTGCAAAACTTTTCAAAGCTTATGAACTCCATGACAACCTACTGAGCCACTTCTTCAGCTTGTGTCATCCTCTTTTTGGCCTTAGTGCCTTTCTTGATGGCCTGGGTTACTCTCTCTTCAACCAGAGTAGGCTCCTCTTCAGCTTGAGTAGCCTTCTCATCAATCTGAGCAGCTTCTTCCTTGACTCAAGTAGCCTTTTCTTCAAATTGAGCAAACTTATCCTCTACGTGAATAGCTCTCTCCTTAATCTGGGTAGCTATATCTTCAAATTTGGAAAGCTCTTCCTTGGCATGTGCTATTTAGTTTTTAGCTTAGGCTAGTTTATTTTTAGCACCTAAAGTTTGGTCATCTATAACTCGAAGAGCCTTTTGAAGATAAGCAACCTCTTCTTTAATTTGGTTGCTATTTTCTCTACTTCTTACTTGGATTCCTCCAGCCTTCTCTTGGTTTCAACATGAGCTCTTTTGAAGTCATCCTTTTTCCCTAGAGATATGTCTGTTTTCTTGGTGCTCTCTTTGGCATCCTAGGCAATAGCATGATCTCACTTAGTCATTGCCCTCCCTCACTCTATCTTGTGAATCTTATGCTCCACCATCTCCACTCTCTCGATAGCCCAAAATGATGGCTGCTAAAGCATGGATTGTATCAAAGGTCTATAGAATAAATGATAGAGTTAACAAAAAACAATTAGGCTTCCACAGTAACTTTCAATCTATAGAACCTATCTCAACCACGGTAGTGCATGTTGAATCAATGACTTGATTCATTGTCAAGTTTTGAAGAAACATCACAACTTGAGGAAGAATCATCCCCCTCACCATTTATCCTATGAGCTTAGGAGTATTGAGGACAAAGTCTATAGGTCTAAGTGACCATGTTGGCAAAAAAATATCTAGCTCAATCTTTTAAGATGAAGATGGTAGCTACTAGAATATCATGCTCCTAGAGTCTGCTATCAGGTCGATGCAATCAAGATCTAGGCACTCGAGTTTGAAGCTCATTCTAGGATGGAAGCTAGTTAATTCCAAGGTAAAGATGGCTTCCTCGACGATAACTAGCACCTTTACAAGCTTGACATCAACTGCCGAATCCAATGTGGGCCCATAAGCAAAGGAGGAGGTACACCCTCAAGGGCCCTTAAAGAAGCTACCAAAGTGGATGGGTGAGTAGAAATTAAGGCTTCCACCTTCACCTTAGATGGACATCCTTCACTAATTTAAGTTGAACTCGGCTCATTTTTCCTTACTTTCATTCTTATCGAAGGGCTAGCCTTATTGTTACTAAGCTTCCTCTTAGGAGGAGCACTCTTAGCTACTTCAAGCATGAGGCTACTGAAATCAAACTTCATCTATACAAAATCAAGCCAATTGATTAAATAATTAAGCTACAATTTTTGAAGGATAAGAAGGTATGAACAAAGAAGATTAACCTTAAAAGAAGTGGGCCGGATGTTGATAtttgccaaggtctcatcatagagCAACTCAGCATAAGATGGAGCTTTGATCTCCTAAGAGCATcgaccgcctcctcctcctcgtctAACAAAAGGGTATAGAGGCTTAATGCCTTCTTCCTCGACGTCCTCTATTGTATCATGAAGTCCCATGGATCCATTGAGGTGATGAAGAAAAATTGACCCCTCCAAGCACGAATAGAGGAAGGACCATAAGGAAGGATATTGTAACTTTTCCAACAATAAAGGTACTACCAACCTTTCCTCCAAGAGTGCATTTTCACTTGAGAAAAGACTTGGAACAGCCCCATGGTTGGGACAAACTCATAGAGGGTAGAGAGGTAAAAAAATCAACTATAATCTACCAAGCATTGGGAATGAGTTGGGCTGGAACCAACTAGTACTGATCCAATAGCTCAGCAATGATTACAAGAATCAGAAGTCTTAGGTCTACTTTTAGAGTTTCATTATAGAGAGCAATTCGGTTCTCTTAAGGATATATCTTTTGACTAGAAGGGTCGGGCAACTCTAGAATAAAAGTCTGAGATATGTGGTACTGGCTTAGATCTACTCATCGTCTACTTCAAGGTACTTTTCTCAATATTCGAGCCTAAACCAACCTCAAGCATCACCTCACCTAACCCACTGGAGGCTCAGTCAAGAGAGTCCTAATCTATTCTTTTATTATGTATCGACCATTCCTCCAATGGCAATTCCATAGTTGAAAAAAAGAGGGAAGAAGACGGAGAGAACTTAGAGAAAGTCAAAGAAATATCGAAAGAAATGAGGATCCACCAAAGACTTATGGCAATGATAGGGCATCCAAAAAAACTTTGATGGACATGCTAGCAATAGACAAACTAAGACAGATGGCAGACTAGTCACCACCATTGGTGGTTGGCCATactcttcctctttttccttaGCACTAGTGAGCAAAAAGCCAAAATATAGAAAAAGCATATGCTCAAAGGCCTTCGATCGACGCAGCCATTTAAAACTAGTTATTTGATTTTTAGGCATGTGTCAGTTAGCCGTTCAACTCCGAACCATCGTCAGAATCACAATTGACAAAGTGTCCAATCATCGTATAGGAAATCTTGCCACTCATAATGTCACTTTGAGAAATACAGATGCTATCACATCTCTCATAATATAGTGTCCAAAAGTTTCCTACAACAAAATTGAAAGGATAGTGGTAGTAGCTCAATCCATGGTTTGACTCTGCAACTTGCATTCATAGCACCTCAGCTAGTCGTCCTCATGAATTTTTCTACTTCTTTTACCCAAGCCAATAAGTATCTCAGCCTCAGAAGTAGAGACAAGTGATACATGGAATTGATTGTGACAATCATGATAGAACCAACTGACCAAAGTTTGCCACAAGCACACTACAAAGCTTTCACATTGGCCAACTCGCTCTCACCATGTGGCTAGTCTAAAGGCAAACAGAGATGCACAAATCTCCTCTTATCTAGCTACAGTTGGCTCATTATGGCAAATGGTTTTTATAATGATGAGATACATGAAATTGGCATGTCAAAAAATTACGCACATGATATCATCCGAACATATGAATGGTTACCTAAAACTGTTGATTCACATATCGCAAGATTCCATAACAATGGGCACCATCTCTTTCCTACATAAACTACTCTAAGGAGACTCTTCAGGTAAGTTTAAGCTCCAAGTTTAAGTTTTAACCTCCTAAACTTAAGGTAGGTTCTCTGTCCTAAGTGCTCTAGAGTTTCCATCTCTCTGCCATTCACACAATATCTTAGCTATTTTCCTTAGAGTTATCTTAAGCATCAGAGAGCCATCCACCAAACACTCTCCATGAAGAGAGCTTCCTTGTTTATGATGTTTCAAGACTAAGCCCGATATTGGAACAAAGGTTTGACCGTAATCTCTTTTCCTTAGTCACTAATTAGGCATGATTGACCTAGTTGCATTGTATCCAAATTTTGATAACTATCATTCACTTATTAGGGAGGCGTATGAGATCGCCGGTCAACTCTCTTGATCCATACAGTACTTTATCAAACTCTTCAGCACACCAACTAGCTAAATGGCCTAGTCACCAGCACTCAataacaatatttttttataaaattataattagaaataaaaatataaaattttaaataaaattttctaccTTTACTCATTATTATTTATGTCAATTATGTATTGCATATGCTAACTTGCTTTATTGCAATTTTCAGACTGGTTTCTAGTCCATCATGACCCATAGACCTCACCAATGATGAAGGAGCAAGTGTGCACCACTCAAGTAACCAGTCGCCCAACCCACATGCTGTCCAATGAAGGCCCAGGAAATGTcatcgtttcttttttttttaaactaaaaaACAAGGATTTTAATGAATATAACAACATGAATTATCACTACCATATTCTTACTCTTATGCATAGTTAcagaacaataaaaataaattcttaatAACTCAAATAAATTATCGTTCCCATTAACTTCATCTGTAGGTTAAATAACATTTGATTATGGCTCCATGACTAAACTAAACTTagtttttattcaaaaaatcacatacaaaatttttatcttcatataatttttacataattgCAATGAAAAATATGTTGCATAAGCAAGAAAAGGAGCAATATTgatcataataaaaatttaaaaaaaaaacaaacaaaaaacttCATGTAACTTAAAGATCCTGGGAAAGGATTTTTGTTTGAACTATTATGTCTTCTTTTATGTTGAtttgtgaattttttttaaagaacagcACATCATGTATTTATATGATAGTATATAGGATGTCTTGCGAACAAAAAATACACTAAAAAGGACAATTTGTAATCAAATTGCTCCTCCAAATATCACTTGTTGAATCTTTGCCCGTGAAAATCACCACACACACACATCTTAGTTCATGTTATATCCGAACTGTTGCCCTTCTCATCGAATTGTTGGTTGCTGGCAGTAGAAAATAGCTATTTTAAATATGAAGGGATTAACTGAGAATGCCGGCTAAGATGATAGCGCTCTTTTGGCACTTGGGCAAAATGGAGTAGGGGTTTAATTCTAGCTAGAATTAGCCTTCGAGGATGGGTTGGATATACGATGAGTGTTAGGAGTGATCTGAAATAGGTCGGTGATGTATGAAGACTTAAGCCCATTATGACTCATCAGGTCCATATCAGCACCTCTCAAGTAGCCTGGTTATTGTGGTTTGCCTTATCCATAGTCGGCAAATATCTGTTCTGACCTTTGGTCGAaggtcatcttctccgacttcTCGTTGGTCAGTTTTTGGTCCGATTTCTTGTCGGATGGTTAGTTACTCGAATCCTGGATGAAAAAGATTTAGTTCTACCCTTGGTCGAAGAATCAACTGGTCGATCTCCAGCTGCGTCTGATCCTTATTCGACTTGCATATCGGAACAATCTTTGGACAGCATAATAACTGCAGGTCGGTTGGACATCTGGATCAATCTATCTAACCGAGTCTTGGTCAAGAAATTATCAGTCCCAACTTTTAGTCGGCAcactacactttttgatttttttcttgaaagCAGACCGATCAAGCTCAGGATTAAAATGACCAACTGGTAATAGCTGCCATTCCTATCTGGGTGCAACTGCCTAATTCAGAGAATCATGTCGGTACAATCGCCTGATTCAAATAACCGTGCCAAATTCGGCCAGCCTATCTTTCAAAAACGGTTTCGTGTtctctataaatactcaaaccCCGAGAATCCAGATAAGTAATCCCTTTCATATAACCAAAACTCTGCTTCTCTGTTTGTGCGTTCTGATTTGAGCGTCAGAGAATCCTCGCCGGAGCACAATCCTCTGGCCCGAACTTTTTTACAGGTTGCTCTAGTGCAGCGTTTCCTCAACTTCCGACGTCAACCAGAAACAAGCCGCAATAATAAGAATTATGGGGATTCGTCCCCCTAaatgtcaaaaataaaataaaataaaatgattaaTTCATCACTTTGCATGATACtcttaaaaaattttctattttttcagtTTCAAGAGGTATTAATACAAAAGGGTAATAGAGTTAACTTATACCTAAAATGGCTATTTATTTATGCTGTCAAAATATAGTGAAAGGTATAACATtgcaaaatgaaaatgaaatacgAGTTATCTATACAGTGATATTTGGAAGATAAATATGCAATAAACTATGATTATTGGTGTGTGTGTTGGTGCACGTATATATTGGTATCATCTACTGTGAACTGCAAAATATAGTTACATTACCTGATCAAGCCAGGACCTCCCCCAAAATTGACTCTAGCGAAAGCGGACACAAGGGAATTGGATTGGTTTACGTCCGTGTAAAGATCCACACTGTCAATAAGCCTCAACTCAAGCGAAGATATGAACGGAGTTCCGGACCCGGTCTTCACCAGACAAACTGAGAAATAATCGTCCTTCGCAACAGTAATGATCTCGACCGGATTGACAGAGAATGGATCGGTAATGTTCAGCGTTCTCCAGTAATTGACGCCAAGATGAAGGTCAAACTGCAGCGGGCTACCTATGCTTGCACTGTCTTGACCGTCGTAGTTACCATACATGAAGAAAGCTCTTATCAGGTACTTTTCACCCTGGTTCACTTGATTTATGGTGTAACAATTCCGAACTCCATCTGGAAAGCTTCTAAGAGTCCCTAACTGTGGAAGGGAGTAGGGCGTCAAATAACTCTTGGGTATTTCGTAGTTTATCCCGGTGTCTATAAATTGGGTATCGGGTTGGTACACGATCCCGGTAATGTTATCTGTGATGCTACCGCCCGCATCCATTCCACAGTCAATACTGACAAAGCCTGCACGAGTTTTGATGGTCACCATCAAGAAACCAAGTTACAAGAGCGGTCTACTTGCTTCTGTTGCATTAGATCATATTCCTTAATTCAACGAAATTTTAATGTTTTATTTCGGCGATAAAAACCGATTTGGACTGCCTgcagaacctttttttttttcccccgagATGGATGGATGTGTTTGGAATAGGAATAAGAAAGTTGCATTAAGAAAGTGTTATTGCATATTGGGGTGGTTATCGCCAtggcttcctttttttttttttttttttttttttttttttttttttttgagatggaTGGATGTGTTTGGAATAGGAATATGATAGTTGCATTAAAAAGTGTTATTGCATATTGGGATGGTtatcactatatatatatatatatatatatatatatatatatatatatatatatatatatatatatatatatatatatatatatggattcaAGTTCATATGGGATTAGAATGCTCAATGTCTATATTCCTAGTGCTAGGTTGAGTACAGCTGCTATAATAAAATAAgaacactatatatatatatatatatatatatatatatatatataatgaattCAAGTTCAGATTGGATTAGGTTACCCGAAATCTATATTCCTACTGCTAAGTAGAGTACAAGCTGCCAATTTCAtcggtaaatataataaaataagaataataaattattttaaaaaaaaatgaagaagggaagaagaagtcgagcAGATCCAAATAGTCCAAGCCCTTGGAACTAAGCTTAAAATGAAAATGCAATCACTAAGAAAAAAAGCCCAATCTTTTCAGAAACACTCCCCCTCCACCTGAAATTGCTGGCCCACTGCTCATCAAGGTGGACGAAATCAATTTAAGGAGACAGGAGAGAGCAGGACTTTGAGGCTGTTTGCATTTTTGTGCATATACCCTTTAGCTTTGAGAATGTTAGAGATGTAGACCATGGGAGTTAAGGCTACAAATGGGACAGATTGACCTATGAGTTGATCcaatccaatctatttagatctgATTCAACTCACATTAAAAGGCCTATAGATCGGATCGAGTTCTAAAATTGAATTCATTCTATTTTTTCAATTGAGTTTAGATTTACTAAATTTGAATCCAATCTGATCTATTTGATTTTATAAGTTGATTTGAATCTTATGCTCAATGATCTGACCCAACCTAATTCCAACTTAGTATTGGACCTAGCTTCCATATTTCCATCTTTTATCGTTGCCTCctctttgatcatgaaaaaaatgGCTAAATGAAGGTTTGAAAGTAATAAAATGTTATTGCTCTCTCGATATTTCATCTTAATGCCTTAGTAAATTTATTCAATCAATCAATAGTAATGACTTATTCTCTACAAGCCCCCTATCAATCATCTTCAAAAAGCTTTTGATGAGTCTCAAATTTATTGAATTTCATAGCA
Above is a genomic segment from Elaeis guineensis isolate ETL-2024a chromosome 1, EG11, whole genome shotgun sequence containing:
- the LOC140855537 gene encoding probable LRR receptor-like serine/threonine-protein kinase At1g05700 encodes the protein MAQCLRLPRETMGILIQIGFLAAAAFRVVNGQKGFVSIDCGMDAGGSITDNITGIVYQPDTQFIDTGINYEIPKSYLTPYSLPQLGTLRSFPDGVRNCYTINQVNQGEKYLIRAFFMYGNYDGQDSASIGSPLQFDLHLGVNYWRTLNITDPFSVNPVEIITVAKDDYFSVCLVKTGSGTPFISSLELRLIDSVDLYTDVNQSNSLVSAFARVNFGGGPGLIR